One window of the Anguilla rostrata isolate EN2019 chromosome 13, ASM1855537v3, whole genome shotgun sequence genome contains the following:
- the LOC135237821 gene encoding pleckstrin homology domain-containing family G member 4B-like isoform X2: protein MNPESLDSSIQSALSALYPPFDATAPTVLSQLFRVIEERYQGDALQCLLDFLIPAKRILESVQQAACAAYSDVLFRCEGWPLCLRERVVIQLASLNPLLLRPGDFYLQVAPFADQAARIVLKSLLEEHQVEVEETPVSETSYPCIFTEDWLSDVNRDRHGTPLRRCLLSTDQGVVKVPWAQVANPEFVNKPKAMATASPSSVIPDTPPNPPLPLPVGPSPFSLETRIQPAKDGIAVSLCLVEGVRSGSVKVGGAIPAGKPVGWVSPSTWDGRHVRDLEGDYVDLVEFTKEKEARTEAPLPKLQSVIPVRPAPPAPPAPRGDQSPCGRTLGFSEEPCTPCLRRKLGEDVDPEELRCRYRDSYMAALQNPVSFEARSMLAIPEEPPPVSGGGGLGSEIDSKAPGQVLGGYCCHSGHPCQTSPAREGNINPSGRSDVQNFKKAHKNVGKPLSPSPSTVSETSRKCPMTQRQSKRSNSDICPEMIPRIQVVQCVKTTAFGLVSPKLERRKSSKKDVTLPSKAEVLSPLPPVNGQERELQPPPAEKQSGPQIHPPSPRTSGPLPIPSPESGSCLLHLGVVCLPGSRDRTGRAVMEVYGDHRGWRSPLVSKQELCNLLLYLHSIPRKEVRKLGMTVVIDARKISPPETLFKALLMVQVQTPHVVNCVLTLVDKETSPRPERHPGLQMDIVTSMKALHKSVEGQQLTSRLDGTFPYNHSDWLKLYQKLDPFLSDLREASSLLQKAIERLADIGGADTVQEVQQCIREQKALMKKVLEDTRLVALQREGGATLARLRKEETRFPHSEDYRDAMDSVTTLYNHVEEQVHTLVMKSNESLQHLEFLLHLRDLEDRFKRVMGWFAEEGEWQLVEANAALDTLERVEQSRQRFSAFLARTSEQNQQAVALMSEAGKMEGASYPETEAFRSMVRTFKASLAAFSQRAERCRAELENMAGLYRFCEKATQLANECRQYMDHAQPGCYSTKTELCALKRFQERFGEFSAERFKDAKARASACSRGLRVWNVAWLKCQEARQQLEERLQELDRTQKPAVGVAEPRCQVKEDESLSPPSPRAAPSRPADARREAESASEDDGARVTCFNISIRPEGNGTKTAADSGSGIPKLGPKEEEEAGRTSEERDSDAGFGEGDPADGQERSPCHQALGRSLSEGFGASPSQAGPQESSGPLAAGLARPHGLPSCRILKAAQHYQISRHGSFCADDPCHLCDPGAGALQTAASATTAALGHEGVTPVGVANTEQNGTNVLKLRRIAEELTATEREYVRSLGYVAAHYIPELERPDVPQGLRGQRGCIFGNLEKLHSFHRHAFLPELEACAQEPRRVGRCFLRHKEGFALYALYSKNKPQSDILLSQHGHAFFKQKQAELGDKMDLWSYLLKPVQRISKYSLLLQDMARECGPERARERAELLAALQVIRFQLRHGNDLLAMDDIQDCDVNLKEQGQLIRQDEFLVSFRKKKCFRHVFLFQDLILFSKTKKTEVGNDVYIYKQSFKTSDIGMTHNSGSSGLCFEIWFRRRKSQDTYILQAENEELKKAWTNDLERILWEQAAHNRESKVSTSSGVSGTQGALILPRPNSIGSGSSASSSESRSSFSSGRGSLSAIGYLCDQSQTGNGHGVYSATTALEDDDLDNENESFHLLLDSSESSGESVSGFSSSDQICLSAIGGDAEDTSSVSSSRSSGKHYDHQIPPNFRIHASPAPSRLWSFALPTQRAQMNRKRSGKAKETGPAGKSTEV from the exons CTGCCTACGTGAGCGGGTGGTGATCCAGCTGGCCTCCCTCAACCCCCTGCTCCTGCGTCCGGGTGACTTCTACCTGCAGGTGGCGCCCTTCGCCGACCAGGCCGCCCGCATCGTCCTCAAGAGCCTGCTGGAAGAGCaccaggtggaggtggaggaaaCGCCCGTCTCCGAGACCTCCTACCCCTGCATCTTCACCGAGGACTGGCTGAGTGACGTCAACCGCGATCGCCATGGTACCCCGCTACGCCGCTGCCTGCTCTCCACGGACCAGGGCGTGGTGAAGGTACCCTGGGCTCAGGTAGCCAACCCGGAGTTTGTGAACAAACCCAAAGCCATGGCAACTGCCTCCCCCTCCTCAGTCATCCCAGATACTCCCCCCAATCCTCCGCTGCCACTACCAgttggcccctcccctttctccctgGAGACCAGGATCCAGCCGGCCAAAGACGGGATCGCCGTGTCGCTGTGCCTCGTCGAGGGCGTCCGCTCCGGGTCGGTcaaggtgggcggggccattCCGGCCGGGAAGCCCGTGGGCTGGGTGTCGCCCAGCACCTGGGACGGTCGCCACGTTCGAGACCTGGAGGGCGACTACGTGGACCTGGTGGAGTTCACCAAGGAGAAAGAAGCCAGGACTGAGGCTCCACTACCCAAACTCCAGAGCGTAATACCCGTCCGGCcggctccccccgccccacctgcCCCCCGTGGGGACCAGTCACCCTGCGGTCGGACACTCGGGTTTTCGGAGGAGCCCTGTACCCCGTGCCTGAGGAGGAAACTGGGCGAGGATGTGGACCCGGAGGAGCTGAGGTGCCGGTATCGGGACTCCTACATGGCAGCGCTGCAGAACCCGGTCAGTTTTGAGGCCAGGAGCATGCTGGCTATCCCGGAGGAGCCCCCCCCTGTGAGCGGTGGCGGTGGGCTGGGCTCTGAGATTGACAGCAAGGCTCCGGGCCAGGTCCTTGGTGGATACTGCTGTCACTCTGGGCACCCCTGCCAGACGTCCCCTGCCAGGGAAGGGAACATTAATCCTTCGGGACGCTCGGACGTACAAAATTTTAAGAAGGCCCATAAAAACGTGGGAAagcccctctctccttccccttccaCTGTATCGGAAACTTCCCGAAAATGTCCCATGACGCAAAGACAGAGCAAAAGGAGCAACAGTGACATCTGCCCTGAAATGATTCCCAGGATACAAGTTGTGCAGTGCGTAAAGACCACGGCATTCGGACTAGTTTCTCCAAAATTGGAGAGACGAAAATCCTCTAAAAAAG ATGTCACCCTGCCTTCTAAAGCTGAAGTGCTGTCCCCTCTGCCTCCTGTAAacggacaggagagagagctccagccccccccagcagagaaGCAGTCGGGCCCCCAAatccaccccccttccccccggaCTTCCGGCCCACTGCCCATACCTTCTCCGGAATCCGGCAGCTGTCTCCTCCACCTGGGAGTTGTGTGCCTGCCAG GAAGCAGAGACAGGACAGGCAGAGCCGTGATGGAGGTCTACGGTGACCACCGTGGCTGGAGGTCACCTCTGGTGTCCAAGCAGGAGCTATGCAATCTGCTGCTTTACTTGCACTCAATTCCCAG GAAGGAGGTTCGAAAGCTAGGAATGACAGTGGTGATAGATGCAAGGAAGATATCACCCCCAGAAACTCTATTCAAAGCTCTGCTAATGGTTCAG GTGCAGACCCCACACGTTGTCAACTGCGTCCTGACGCTGGTGGACAAAGAGACCAGCCCTCGTCCAGAACGCCACCCGGGACTACAG ATGGACATTGTGACGTCGATGAAGGCACTCCATAAGTCAGTGGAAGGACAGCAGCTGACATCGCGGCTGGATGGCACCTTCCCGTACAACCACAGCGACTGGCTGAAGCTCTATCAG AAACTGGATCCTTTCCTGTCAGATTTGAGAGAGGCATCCAGCTTGCTTCAGAAGGCCATCGAGAGGCTCGCAGACATCGGAGGAGCGGACACAGTGCAG GAAGTCCAGCAGTGCATCAGGGAGCAGAAGGCTTTGATGAAGAAGGTGCTGGAAGACACGAGATTGGTGGCCCTgcagagggagggcggggccaccCTGGCTAGGCTGAGGAAGGAGGAGACCAGATTCCCGCATTCTGAGGACTATCG GGATGCCATGGACTCAGTGACCACACTGTATAATCATGTGGAGGAGCAGGTTCACACCCTGGTCATGAAGTCCAATGAGAGTCTACAGCATCTGGAGTTCCTGCTTCATCTCAGGGATCTGGAGGACAGATTCAAGAGG GTGATGGGCTGGTTCGCTGAGGAAGGAGAATGGCAGCTTGTGGAGGCGAATGCAGCTCTGGACACGCTGGAGAGGGTGGAGCAGTCCCGTCAACGTTTCAGCGCCTTCCTCGCGCGGACCAGC GAGCAAAACCAGCAGGCTGTGGCTTTGATGTCTGAAGCAGGGAAGATGGAGGGGGCGTCCTATCCTGAGACGGAGGCGTTCCGGTCAATGGTGCGCACGTTCAAGGCCAGCCTCGCGGCCTTCTCTCAGAGAGCAGAGCGGTGTCGCGCGGAACTGGAGAACATGGCTGGCCTGTACCGCTTCTGCGAAAAG GCTACTCAGCTTGCCAACGAGTGCAGACAATATATGGACCACGCGCAGCCAGGATGCTATTCAACAAAGACTGAACTATGTGCGCTGAAGCGATTCCAGGAACGATTCGGTGAATTTTCTGCAGAGCGTTTCAAGGACGCTAAGGCTCGGGCTAGCGCTTGCTCCAGGGGACTGAGGGTATGGAATGTGGCTTGGCTCAAGTGCCAGGAAGCCaggcagcagctggaggagagacTGCAGGAGCTCGACAGAACCCAGAAGCCCGCGGTCGGGGTAGCGGAGCCGAGGTGTCAGGTGAAGGAGGATGAAAGCCTTTCACCGCCCTCCCCTCGAGCGGCTCCCTCCCGCCCCGCGGACGCGCGACGGGAGGCGGAGAGCGCCAGCGAGGACGACGGCGCCAGGGTGACGTGCTTCAACATCAGTATCAGACCCGAAGGCAACGGAACCAAAACAGCGGCGGACTCCGGGTCGGGGATCCCAAAACTGGGCCccaaagaagaggaggaggcgggcCGAACTAGCGAGGAGCGCGACAGCGACGCAGGCTTTGGCGAAGGCGACCCCGCCGACGGGCAGGAGCGGTCGCCGTGCCACCAGGCCCTGGGCAGGTCGCTGAGCGAGGGTTTCGGCGCGAGCCCCTCCCAAGCCGGGCCTCAGGAGTCGTCCGGCCCCCTCGCCGCCGGCCTCGCCCGCCCTCACGGCCTGCCCTCCTGCCGAATACTGAAGGCCGCGCAGCACTACCAGATCTCCCGCCACGGCAGCTTCTGCGCCGACGACCCCTGCCACCTCTGCGACCCGGGGGCCGGCGCCCTTCAGACCGCCGCGTCCGCCACCACGGCCGCGCTCGGGCACGAGGGCGTGACCCCGGTGGGCGTGGCCAACACAGAGCAGAACGGCACCAACGTTTT GAAGCTGCGGCGGATCGCGGAGGAGCTGACGGCGACGGAGCGGGAGTACGTGCGCTCGCTGGGCTACGTGGCGGCGCACTACATCCCCGAGCTGGAGCGGCCCGACGTGCCGCAGGGCCTCCGGGGCCAGCGCGGCTGCATCTTCGGCAACCTGGAGAAGCTCCACAGCTTCCACCGCCACGCCTTCCTGCCCGAGCTGGAGGCCTGCGCCCAGGAGCCGCGCCGGGTCGGCCGCTGCTTCCTCAGACAC AAGGAAGGCTTTGCTCTTTACGCACTCTACAGCAAGAACAAACCACAATCAGACATCCTGCTGAGTCAGCATGGACACGCCTTCTTCAAG CAGAAACAGGCCGAGCTGGGGGATAAGATGGACCTGTGGTCTTACCTGCTGAAGCCGGTCCAGAGGATCAGCAAGTACAGCCTGCTACTGCAGGACATGGCGAGGGAGTGCGGGCCCGAGCGAGCTCGCGAGAGAGCCGAGCTCCTGGCCGCCCTGCAGGTCATCCGCTTCCAGCTGCGTCACGGCAACGACCTCTTGGCCATGGACGACATTCAAGACTGCGAC GTGAACCTGAAAGAGCAGGGTCAGCTGATCCGTCAGGACGAATTTCTGGTGTCCTTCAGGAAGAAGAAATGCTTCCGTCATGTCTTCCTCTTCCAAGACCTCATCCTCTTCAGCAAAACCAAGAAGACTGAAGTAGGAAATGATGTGTACATCTACAAGCAGTCTTTCAAG ACCTCTGACATCGGTATGACACATAATTCTGGGAGCAGTGGGCTGTGCTTTGAGATCTGGTTTCGGCGGAGAAAGTCCCAGGACACCTACATTCTCCAGGCTGAGAATGAGGAGCTGAAGAAGGCCTGGACCAACGACCTGGAGCGGATTCTATGGGAGCAGGCCGCACACAACAGAG AATCCAAGGTGTCAACCTCCTCTGGGGTTTCAGGAACTCAGGGAGCTCTCATTTTGCCACGGCCTAATTCGATTGGATCAGGCAGCAGTGCATCATCTTCTGAAAGTcgctcctctttctcctctgggCGAGGGTCCCTGTCTGCCATTGGCTATTTATGCGACCAATCCCAGACAGGCAACGGCCATGGTGTCTATTCAGCCACAACAGCTTTGGAGGATGATGACCTGGACAATGAGAATGAGAGCTTTCATCTACTTT tGGACAGCTCAGAATCTTCAGGGGAGAGTGTGAGTGGATTCAGCAGCTCTGATCAAATTTGTCTGTCTGCGATTGGCGGAGATGCAGAAGACACATCCTCTGTGTCTTCCTCTCGTTCCTCCGGGAAACACTACGACCACCAAATTCCACCAAATTTCCGTATACATGCTTCTCCAGCTCCATCCAGACTGTGGTCTTTTGCTCTACCCACACAGAGGGCTCAAATGAACCGCAAGCGTTCTGGAAAG GCTAAAGAAACTGGCCCCGCTGGAAAATCCACCGAGGTTTAA
- the LOC135237821 gene encoding pleckstrin homology domain-containing family G member 4B-like isoform X1, with protein MNPESLDSSIQSALSALYPPFDATAPTVLSQLFRVIEERYQGDALQCLLDFLIPAKRILESVQQAACAAYSDVLFRCEGWPLCLRERVVIQLASLNPLLLRPGDFYLQVAPFADQAARIVLKSLLEEHQVEVEETPVSETSYPCIFTEDWLSDVNRDRHGTPLRRCLLSTDQGVVKVPWAQVANPEFVNKPKAMATASPSSVIPDTPPNPPLPLPVGPSPFSLETRIQPAKDGIAVSLCLVEGVRSGSVKVGGAIPAGKPVGWVSPSTWDGRHVRDLEGDYVDLVEFTKEKEARTEAPLPKLQSVIPVRPAPPAPPAPRGDQSPCGRTLGFSEEPCTPCLRRKLGEDVDPEELRCRYRDSYMAALQNPVSFEARSMLAIPEEPPPVSGGGGLGSEIDSKAPGQVLGGYCCHSGHPCQTSPAREGNINPSGRSDVQNFKKAHKNVGKPLSPSPSTVSETSRKCPMTQRQSKRSNSDICPEMIPRIQVVQCVKTTAFGLVSPKLERRKSSKKDVTLPSKAEVLSPLPPVNGQERELQPPPAEKQSGPQIHPPSPRTSGPLPIPSPESGSCLLHLGVVCLPGSRDRTGRAVMEVYGDHRGWRSPLVSKQELCNLLLYLHSIPRKEVRKLGMTVVIDARKISPPETLFKALLMVQVQTPHVVNCVLTLVDKETSPRPERHPGLQMDIVTSMKALHKSVEGQQLTSRLDGTFPYNHSDWLKLYQKLDPFLSDLREASSLLQKAIERLADIGGADTVQEVQQCIREQKALMKKVLEDTRLVALQREGGATLARLRKEETRFPHSEDYRDAMDSVTTLYNHVEEQVHTLVMKSNESLQHLEFLLHLRDLEDRFKRVMGWFAEEGEWQLVEANAALDTLERVEQSRQRFSAFLARTSEQNQQAVALMSEAGKMEGASYPETEAFRSMVRTFKASLAAFSQRAERCRAELENMAGLYRFCEKATQLANECRQYMDHAQPGCYSTKTELCALKRFQERFGEFSAERFKDAKARASACSRGLRVWNVAWLKCQEARQQLEERLQELDRTQKPAVGVAEPRCQVKEDESLSPPSPRAAPSRPADARREAESASEDDGARVTCFNISIRPEGNGTKTAADSGSGIPKLGPKEEEEAGRTSEERDSDAGFGEGDPADGQERSPCHQALGRSLSEGFGASPSQAGPQESSGPLAAGLARPHGLPSCRILKAAQHYQISRHGSFCADDPCHLCDPGAGALQTAASATTAALGHEGVTPVGVANTEQNGTNVLKLRRIAEELTATEREYVRSLGYVAAHYIPELERPDVPQGLRGQRGCIFGNLEKLHSFHRHAFLPELEACAQEPRRVGRCFLRHKEGFALYALYSKNKPQSDILLSQHGHAFFKQKQAELGDKMDLWSYLLKPVQRISKYSLLLQDMARECGPERARERAELLAALQVIRFQLRHGNDLLAMDDIQDCDVNLKEQGQLIRQDEFLVSFRKKKCFRHVFLFQDLILFSKTKKTEVGNDVYIYKQSFKTSDIGMTHNSGSSGLCFEIWFRRRKSQDTYILQAENEELKKAWTNDLERILWEQAAHNREIRMQERVFMGIGNKPFIDIKPSDAAISDRAVNCVLTGGESKVSTSSGVSGTQGALILPRPNSIGSGSSASSSESRSSFSSGRGSLSAIGYLCDQSQTGNGHGVYSATTALEDDDLDNENESFHLLLDSSESSGESVSGFSSSDQICLSAIGGDAEDTSSVSSSRSSGKHYDHQIPPNFRIHASPAPSRLWSFALPTQRAQMNRKRSGKAKETGPAGKSTEV; from the exons CTGCCTACGTGAGCGGGTGGTGATCCAGCTGGCCTCCCTCAACCCCCTGCTCCTGCGTCCGGGTGACTTCTACCTGCAGGTGGCGCCCTTCGCCGACCAGGCCGCCCGCATCGTCCTCAAGAGCCTGCTGGAAGAGCaccaggtggaggtggaggaaaCGCCCGTCTCCGAGACCTCCTACCCCTGCATCTTCACCGAGGACTGGCTGAGTGACGTCAACCGCGATCGCCATGGTACCCCGCTACGCCGCTGCCTGCTCTCCACGGACCAGGGCGTGGTGAAGGTACCCTGGGCTCAGGTAGCCAACCCGGAGTTTGTGAACAAACCCAAAGCCATGGCAACTGCCTCCCCCTCCTCAGTCATCCCAGATACTCCCCCCAATCCTCCGCTGCCACTACCAgttggcccctcccctttctccctgGAGACCAGGATCCAGCCGGCCAAAGACGGGATCGCCGTGTCGCTGTGCCTCGTCGAGGGCGTCCGCTCCGGGTCGGTcaaggtgggcggggccattCCGGCCGGGAAGCCCGTGGGCTGGGTGTCGCCCAGCACCTGGGACGGTCGCCACGTTCGAGACCTGGAGGGCGACTACGTGGACCTGGTGGAGTTCACCAAGGAGAAAGAAGCCAGGACTGAGGCTCCACTACCCAAACTCCAGAGCGTAATACCCGTCCGGCcggctccccccgccccacctgcCCCCCGTGGGGACCAGTCACCCTGCGGTCGGACACTCGGGTTTTCGGAGGAGCCCTGTACCCCGTGCCTGAGGAGGAAACTGGGCGAGGATGTGGACCCGGAGGAGCTGAGGTGCCGGTATCGGGACTCCTACATGGCAGCGCTGCAGAACCCGGTCAGTTTTGAGGCCAGGAGCATGCTGGCTATCCCGGAGGAGCCCCCCCCTGTGAGCGGTGGCGGTGGGCTGGGCTCTGAGATTGACAGCAAGGCTCCGGGCCAGGTCCTTGGTGGATACTGCTGTCACTCTGGGCACCCCTGCCAGACGTCCCCTGCCAGGGAAGGGAACATTAATCCTTCGGGACGCTCGGACGTACAAAATTTTAAGAAGGCCCATAAAAACGTGGGAAagcccctctctccttccccttccaCTGTATCGGAAACTTCCCGAAAATGTCCCATGACGCAAAGACAGAGCAAAAGGAGCAACAGTGACATCTGCCCTGAAATGATTCCCAGGATACAAGTTGTGCAGTGCGTAAAGACCACGGCATTCGGACTAGTTTCTCCAAAATTGGAGAGACGAAAATCCTCTAAAAAAG ATGTCACCCTGCCTTCTAAAGCTGAAGTGCTGTCCCCTCTGCCTCCTGTAAacggacaggagagagagctccagccccccccagcagagaaGCAGTCGGGCCCCCAAatccaccccccttccccccggaCTTCCGGCCCACTGCCCATACCTTCTCCGGAATCCGGCAGCTGTCTCCTCCACCTGGGAGTTGTGTGCCTGCCAG GAAGCAGAGACAGGACAGGCAGAGCCGTGATGGAGGTCTACGGTGACCACCGTGGCTGGAGGTCACCTCTGGTGTCCAAGCAGGAGCTATGCAATCTGCTGCTTTACTTGCACTCAATTCCCAG GAAGGAGGTTCGAAAGCTAGGAATGACAGTGGTGATAGATGCAAGGAAGATATCACCCCCAGAAACTCTATTCAAAGCTCTGCTAATGGTTCAG GTGCAGACCCCACACGTTGTCAACTGCGTCCTGACGCTGGTGGACAAAGAGACCAGCCCTCGTCCAGAACGCCACCCGGGACTACAG ATGGACATTGTGACGTCGATGAAGGCACTCCATAAGTCAGTGGAAGGACAGCAGCTGACATCGCGGCTGGATGGCACCTTCCCGTACAACCACAGCGACTGGCTGAAGCTCTATCAG AAACTGGATCCTTTCCTGTCAGATTTGAGAGAGGCATCCAGCTTGCTTCAGAAGGCCATCGAGAGGCTCGCAGACATCGGAGGAGCGGACACAGTGCAG GAAGTCCAGCAGTGCATCAGGGAGCAGAAGGCTTTGATGAAGAAGGTGCTGGAAGACACGAGATTGGTGGCCCTgcagagggagggcggggccaccCTGGCTAGGCTGAGGAAGGAGGAGACCAGATTCCCGCATTCTGAGGACTATCG GGATGCCATGGACTCAGTGACCACACTGTATAATCATGTGGAGGAGCAGGTTCACACCCTGGTCATGAAGTCCAATGAGAGTCTACAGCATCTGGAGTTCCTGCTTCATCTCAGGGATCTGGAGGACAGATTCAAGAGG GTGATGGGCTGGTTCGCTGAGGAAGGAGAATGGCAGCTTGTGGAGGCGAATGCAGCTCTGGACACGCTGGAGAGGGTGGAGCAGTCCCGTCAACGTTTCAGCGCCTTCCTCGCGCGGACCAGC GAGCAAAACCAGCAGGCTGTGGCTTTGATGTCTGAAGCAGGGAAGATGGAGGGGGCGTCCTATCCTGAGACGGAGGCGTTCCGGTCAATGGTGCGCACGTTCAAGGCCAGCCTCGCGGCCTTCTCTCAGAGAGCAGAGCGGTGTCGCGCGGAACTGGAGAACATGGCTGGCCTGTACCGCTTCTGCGAAAAG GCTACTCAGCTTGCCAACGAGTGCAGACAATATATGGACCACGCGCAGCCAGGATGCTATTCAACAAAGACTGAACTATGTGCGCTGAAGCGATTCCAGGAACGATTCGGTGAATTTTCTGCAGAGCGTTTCAAGGACGCTAAGGCTCGGGCTAGCGCTTGCTCCAGGGGACTGAGGGTATGGAATGTGGCTTGGCTCAAGTGCCAGGAAGCCaggcagcagctggaggagagacTGCAGGAGCTCGACAGAACCCAGAAGCCCGCGGTCGGGGTAGCGGAGCCGAGGTGTCAGGTGAAGGAGGATGAAAGCCTTTCACCGCCCTCCCCTCGAGCGGCTCCCTCCCGCCCCGCGGACGCGCGACGGGAGGCGGAGAGCGCCAGCGAGGACGACGGCGCCAGGGTGACGTGCTTCAACATCAGTATCAGACCCGAAGGCAACGGAACCAAAACAGCGGCGGACTCCGGGTCGGGGATCCCAAAACTGGGCCccaaagaagaggaggaggcgggcCGAACTAGCGAGGAGCGCGACAGCGACGCAGGCTTTGGCGAAGGCGACCCCGCCGACGGGCAGGAGCGGTCGCCGTGCCACCAGGCCCTGGGCAGGTCGCTGAGCGAGGGTTTCGGCGCGAGCCCCTCCCAAGCCGGGCCTCAGGAGTCGTCCGGCCCCCTCGCCGCCGGCCTCGCCCGCCCTCACGGCCTGCCCTCCTGCCGAATACTGAAGGCCGCGCAGCACTACCAGATCTCCCGCCACGGCAGCTTCTGCGCCGACGACCCCTGCCACCTCTGCGACCCGGGGGCCGGCGCCCTTCAGACCGCCGCGTCCGCCACCACGGCCGCGCTCGGGCACGAGGGCGTGACCCCGGTGGGCGTGGCCAACACAGAGCAGAACGGCACCAACGTTTT GAAGCTGCGGCGGATCGCGGAGGAGCTGACGGCGACGGAGCGGGAGTACGTGCGCTCGCTGGGCTACGTGGCGGCGCACTACATCCCCGAGCTGGAGCGGCCCGACGTGCCGCAGGGCCTCCGGGGCCAGCGCGGCTGCATCTTCGGCAACCTGGAGAAGCTCCACAGCTTCCACCGCCACGCCTTCCTGCCCGAGCTGGAGGCCTGCGCCCAGGAGCCGCGCCGGGTCGGCCGCTGCTTCCTCAGACAC AAGGAAGGCTTTGCTCTTTACGCACTCTACAGCAAGAACAAACCACAATCAGACATCCTGCTGAGTCAGCATGGACACGCCTTCTTCAAG CAGAAACAGGCCGAGCTGGGGGATAAGATGGACCTGTGGTCTTACCTGCTGAAGCCGGTCCAGAGGATCAGCAAGTACAGCCTGCTACTGCAGGACATGGCGAGGGAGTGCGGGCCCGAGCGAGCTCGCGAGAGAGCCGAGCTCCTGGCCGCCCTGCAGGTCATCCGCTTCCAGCTGCGTCACGGCAACGACCTCTTGGCCATGGACGACATTCAAGACTGCGAC GTGAACCTGAAAGAGCAGGGTCAGCTGATCCGTCAGGACGAATTTCTGGTGTCCTTCAGGAAGAAGAAATGCTTCCGTCATGTCTTCCTCTTCCAAGACCTCATCCTCTTCAGCAAAACCAAGAAGACTGAAGTAGGAAATGATGTGTACATCTACAAGCAGTCTTTCAAG ACCTCTGACATCGGTATGACACATAATTCTGGGAGCAGTGGGCTGTGCTTTGAGATCTGGTTTCGGCGGAGAAAGTCCCAGGACACCTACATTCTCCAGGCTGAGAATGAGGAGCTGAAGAAGGCCTGGACCAACGACCTGGAGCGGATTCTATGGGAGCAGGCCGCACACAACAGAG AGATCCGGATGCAGGAACGGGTGTTCATGGGAATTGGCAACAAACCCTTCATAGACATAAAGCCGAGTGACGCGGCGATCAGTGACCGAGCAGTCAACTGCGTACTGACCGGAGGAG AATCCAAGGTGTCAACCTCCTCTGGGGTTTCAGGAACTCAGGGAGCTCTCATTTTGCCACGGCCTAATTCGATTGGATCAGGCAGCAGTGCATCATCTTCTGAAAGTcgctcctctttctcctctgggCGAGGGTCCCTGTCTGCCATTGGCTATTTATGCGACCAATCCCAGACAGGCAACGGCCATGGTGTCTATTCAGCCACAACAGCTTTGGAGGATGATGACCTGGACAATGAGAATGAGAGCTTTCATCTACTTT tGGACAGCTCAGAATCTTCAGGGGAGAGTGTGAGTGGATTCAGCAGCTCTGATCAAATTTGTCTGTCTGCGATTGGCGGAGATGCAGAAGACACATCCTCTGTGTCTTCCTCTCGTTCCTCCGGGAAACACTACGACCACCAAATTCCACCAAATTTCCGTATACATGCTTCTCCAGCTCCATCCAGACTGTGGTCTTTTGCTCTACCCACACAGAGGGCTCAAATGAACCGCAAGCGTTCTGGAAAG GCTAAAGAAACTGGCCCCGCTGGAAAATCCACCGAGGTTTAA